The region TGCAATATATTTCATGTGAGAATTTCGAAGATTTATTAAAAACCGATAAAACCAGCATTTTAGATAAATTCAAAAAATTATCTCAAGAAGAAATTAAATATCTCAATGAAAGAATGAATAATATACCCACACCTCCAATTGAAGAATGTCAAGTTCTCGTTCAGAAGATAATTCCTCAAAAAACAAGAAAATCTTTAGCATCTTATTTTACAAATGATATTGGGATAGAATTTATGTCAGAATTTGTTAAAGAATATTACAATAATACATCTGATAGGAAAGTAGTTATTGCCGACCCTTTCTTAGGTTCTGCAAGAACAATAACAAAAACAATTGAAAAACTGGGTTTTAAAAACATTAAAAAGATTTATGGTATTGAAAAATACTACCTTTCTGCACTTGTAGGTTATTCAGCCATATTAAAAGCAACAAAAGGAGAAGTTGATATTGAGGTAATACATGGAGATGCATTTAATGTTATTATTAATCTATTAAGAGATAATGGGCTGAATAATTACTCTGCAGATATAATATTAACCAATCCACCATTTACGAGGTGGAGTAACTTAGATAATCAATATAGAAACGAACTCATCAATATAATCAAAGAGCTTAATTATTCAGAATATTAACAAGAAAAGATGCAAGTTTGCAAATATTATCTATGTTTCTTATAGATTGTTTATTAAAAGATAAGGGTTTAGTTATAAGTGTTCTACCCTCATCTACTTTTTATACAAATTCAGGAAATGGTTATAAACATCTATTGAAAAAAAATTATGAAATATACGCAATATTAGAAAACAATGGTTCATCATTTTCAGTAGATAGTGGTTTTAAAG is a window of Methanotorris formicicus Mc-S-70 DNA encoding:
- a CDS encoding N-6 DNA methylase, which translates into the protein MENDKIIAEILKKLNTPVNNVELAEKIIISSLKTIMQYISCENFEDLLKTDKTSILDKFKKLSQEEIKYLNERMNNIPTPPIEECQVLVQKIIPQKTRKSLASYFTNDIGIEFMSEFVKEYYNNTSDRKVVIADPFLGSARTITKTIEKLGFKNIKKIYGIEKYYLSALVGYSAILKATKGEVDIEVIHGDAFNVIINLLRDNGLNNYSADIILTNPPFTRWSNLDNQYRNELINIIKELNYSEY